The proteins below come from a single Rosa rugosa chromosome 2, drRosRugo1.1, whole genome shotgun sequence genomic window:
- the LOC133732773 gene encoding disease resistance protein RPM1-like, whose product MAELAIPLSLLVAEKAMSLCYQRDASKDPSKSNNIHDDVERAWKCLRRMQAYLGDSEEIDEGSLMLQNRVAEVQSLAYEIEDALDKFISQIPHHFHSNIFSQKLHYVAHYREEKKARVEFSTKIKDIEKKISSFSSWDSFLEPPRSSSTRQRDSLILQVLEEDEIVGLEEPKERLSKQLMEEDSRLKTILVVGPGGSGKTTVVKNVFDSKMVQRFFGCHAWIDVSRPPKAEDQKAELMHLKEKRFLVVLDNVWRAQDLELITNALPRGLPGSKVIITTRNSDVASSRVESSEYIHDLSSGLLWKDAWCLFCNKAFKHTAGYCPPELEEWAKKILKKCEGLPLAISAVATLLANKQQTPVEWKKLHESLGSEIRPDSSLSIISRVLQPSYMHLPSHLKICFLYFGMFPEDYSISRDRLIRLWLAEGFVVPGRGQTMEEAAESYLNELIGRNLVHATTREINGRVRSCRVLNLVREFIISKAGNFITVLDPNCPSTTHSSEKIRRLSIQNVNINLLRGRDFSHVRTLLVFGEECSPSELENVLKTSKFLRVLDFQGVPLKNFPDSVIGLPLLRYLCLSQTDIKSVPKSIGNLAFLQTLDLKHTQVTNLPKQIYALQDMRHLLVYSCDVTSGATQGVQISAGNIGALSSLQKLFLIKVKKQRKVVLKALGELIALRKLGLVDLEREHGRELCCSIQKMPKLSTLDVRSTSEDEYLDLDQLNFPPGPPCYLQRLCLTGRLENLPQWIPQLHSLARIALKWSKLNADVNSLEALQDLPNLVELELVDYYTGDSMKFKAKKFKKLKALRIEQLDQLDMVVVEDGAMPELKTLTLSRCQNLKLLPYGIDRLIFLEELLLYDMPQEFIARLQKDSEDRYLIEHVRVIQSFYSGSTGCQNLS is encoded by the coding sequence ATGGCTGAACTTGCAATTCCTTTATCATTGTTGGTGGCCGAGAAGGCGATGAGCTTGTGCTACCAAAGAGACGCGTCCAAGGACCCAAGTAAAAGTAATAATATCCATGATGATGTTGAAAGAGCCTGGAAATGTCTAAGGAGGATGCAAGCCTATCTAGGGGACTCGGAAGAGATTGATGAAGGCAGCCTAATGCTTCAAAATCGTGTCGCAGAGGTCCAAAGTCTGGCTTATGAAATAGAGGATGCCCTTGACAAGTTCATATCTCAGATTCCACATCATTTCCACAGCAACATATTCTCCCAGAAGCTGCACTACGTTGCGCACTATCGCGAAGAAAAGAAAGCAAGAGTTGAGTTCTCCACCAAGATTAAAGAcattgaaaagaaaattagTTCCTTCTCATCTTGGGATTCATTTCTTGAGCCACCAAGAAGTTCCAGCACAAGGCAGAGGGATAGTTTGATCCTCCAAGTTCTTGAGGAAGATGAAATAGTAGGCCTTGAGGAGCCTAAAGAAAGACTCTCCAAACAGTTGATGGAAGAAGATTCAAGGCTCAAGACTATTTTGGTTGTAGGTCCTGGCGGCTCCGGCAAAACCACAGTTGTGAAGAATGTTTTTGACAGCAAAATGGTCCAACGGTTTTTTGGTTGCCATGCTTGGATCGACGTGTCACGGCCTCCTAAAGCAGAAGATCAGAAAGCTGAACTGATGCATCTGAAGGAAAAGAGATTTTTGGTTGTTTTGGATAATGTTTGGAGAGCACAAGATCTGGAACTCATTACAAATGCTTTGCCAAGAGGATTGCCTGGGAGTAAAGTAATCATAACTACTCGCAACTCTGATGTAGCTTCTTCTCGTGTTGAGTCCTCCGAGTATATCCATGATTTGAGTAGTGGATTATTATGGAAAGATGCCTGGTGTCTATTTTGCAACAAGGCTTTCAAACATACTGCAGGATATTGTCCACCTGAGCTCGAAGAGTGGGCTAAAAAAATTCTGAAGAAGTGTGAAGGTCTGCCCCTTGCAATTTCAGCTGTTGCTACTTTGCTGGCAAACAAGCAACAAACTCCAGTTGAGTGGAAGAAGTTACATGAAAGCCTTGGGTCTGAAATTAGACCCGACTCTAGTCTTTCGATTATTAGCCGTGTCTTGCAGCCAAGTTACATGCATCTTCCGAGCCATCTGAAGATTTGTTTTTTGTACTTCGGCATGTTTCCTGAAGACTATTCAATCAGCCGTGACAGGCTGATTCGGTTGTGGTTAGCCGAAGGATTTGTGGTGCCAGGAAGAGGACAAACAATGGAGGAGGCTGCAGAGAGTTATCTGAATGAACTCATTGGAAGAAATTTGGTACATGCTACCACAAGGGAGATTAATGGTCGAGTACGGAGCTGTCGTGTTTTGAACCTTGTTCGAGAGTTCATCATTTCAAAAGCAGGGAACTTCATCACGGTTTTGGATCCAAACTGCCCTAGTACCACTCATTCAAGTGAGAAAATTCGACGTCTTTCAATTCAAAATGTCAATATCAATTTATTAAGGGGTAGAGACTTTAGTCATGTTCGTACCTTACTAGTGTTTGGAGAGGAGTGTTCCCCTTCTGAGCTTGAAAATGTGCTTAAGACCTCTAAATTTTTAAGGGTGTTAGATTTTCAAGGTGTACCTTTGAAGAACTTTCCTGACAGTGTTATTGGTCTCCCCCTCTTGAGGTACTTATGTCTGAGCCAAACCGATATTAAATCAGTTCCAAAGTCGATTGGCAATCTTGCATTCTTGCAAACCTTAGATCTTAAGCACACACAGGTGACCAACTTACCAAAACAGATTTATGCGCTCCAGGATATGCGTCATCTTTTAGTTTATAGCTGTGATGTGACTTCTGGAGCCACTCAAGGAGTTCAGATTTCTGCAGGCAATATTGGAGCTTTATCTTCCCTACAGAAGTTGTTTCTAATTAAGgtgaaaaaacaaagaaaagtagtCCTTAAAGCCTTGGGAGAGTTAATTGCTCTCCGGAAGTTGGGGCTGGTAGACCTTGAAAGAGAACATGGAAGAGAATTGTGTTGTTCCATTCAAAAAATGCCAAAGCTTTCAACACTTGATGTACGATCAACAAGCGAAGATGAGTATCTTGATTTGGATCAACTGAACTTTCCTCCTGGGCCTCCCTGCTATCTCCAACGTCTCTGTTTGACAGGGCGCCTAGAAAATCTACCACAGTGGATTCCCCAGCTTCACAGTCTAGCTCGGATTGCTTTGAAGTGGTCTAAACTGAATGCTGATGTCAACTCACTAGAGGCTCTCCAAGATTTGCCTAATCTGGTGGAGCTAGAGTTGGTGGACTATTACACTGGGGATTCAATGAAGTTCAAAGCCAAAAAGTTCAAGAAACTAAAGGCATTACGTATTGAGCAACTTGATCAGCTAGATATGGTGGTAGTCGAGGACGGAGCAATGCCCGAGCTTAAGACATTAACATTGTCTAGATGTCAGAATCTGAAGTTACTTCCATATGGTATTGATAGGCttatttttcttgaagaattgctTCTGTATGACATGCCCCAAGAATTCATTGCTAGGCTTCAGAAGGATAGCGAAGACCGTTACTTGATTGAGCATGTTCGAGTCATCCAATCTTTCTATTCTGGGAGCACTGGATGCCAAAATCTTTCTTGA
- the LOC133731049 gene encoding zinc finger BED domain-containing protein RICESLEEPER 3-like, which yields MGTQSGNLSQTSSSSPSISSGIHVTGTAALDHSPLGQTPPPLGQTLPPLGQTSGSAAESDPSNSQSHGAATAGQKRKEPANKSPLWAHFTRCKHPNSDIIDTCWCTCNSCNERVLCDTKKNGTSSMWAHTRKCATHPLHAKPDPKQAKLNRDNVSGGASYHKYNKKRCDDRCIDMIIKDELPFRHVEKEGFKAFCKELEPQWPGMDRKQAAKGVLDKYNFEKAVLLSQLKANETRISITTYTWTSIQNINYLVLTAHFMDNDWKLHKRIINFCTITSHKGEEIGRVVEQCLRQWEITKVFTITVDNASANDLAVAYMKRRLTIKDGLKELQDGIAAIWNYAKYVRSSSSRLDKFSEFAVLEQCRANANVPLDVITRWNSTYLMLEAALKYEAVFGRMGEEDCNFKAYFDETDRNGKPRVGPPSSEDWRNAEAFCLFLKKFYEATVKLSAWKKITANILFVEMVRLQTEIDKAIIAEDPILKRVATSMKAKFNTYWGSFESVNKIIMIANVLDPRYKLQWAKVAMQKVNASYETIHSIQGDLKKILLKMYDEYKANEGSNEAEPYMGEDLGFEGDDLENLDEVSKQIARERMAKQSQCIRNEVDQYLSDRYVSLLAKNFEIHKWWKANESTYPILSKLAKDVFAVPCSTVPSENAFSLGSRVVDPFRASLTPKMVEALVCSSDWLKSDPPNFYKDPTEDDLEMYHSLEELERENAFNQGMESTLTNLSSTQADA from the exons ATGGGTActcaaagtggtaatttgagtcagACTAGTAGCTCAAGCCCTTCGATTAGTTCTGGCATACATGTGACGGGTACTGCAGCTTTGGATCATTCCCCTTTAGGACAAACACCACCACCTTTAGGACAAACACTCCCACCTTTAGGACAAACTTCAGGTTCAGCTGCTGAATCTGATCCTAGCAACTCCCAATCCCATGGAGCAGCTACTGCtgggcagaaaagaaaagagccTGCAAACAAAAGCCCTCTTTGGGCACATTTTACTAGATGTAAACACCCGAACTCAGACATAATAGATACTTGTTGGTGTACTTGCAATTCTTGCAATGAGAGAGTGTTATGTGATACTAAAAAGAATGGGACAAGCTCGATGTGGGCACATACTAGGAAATGTGCTACTCATCCATTACATGCAAAACCTGATCCTAAGCAGGCTAAGTTGAATAGAGATAATGTGAGTGGAGGAGCCTCATACCATAAGTATAACAAAAAGAGGTGTGATGATAGGTGCATTGATATGATTATCAAGGATGAGCTCCCTTTTAGGCACGTGGAGAAGGAGGGATTCAAAGCTTTCTGCAAAGAGTTAGAACCTCAATGGCCTGGAATGGACAGAAAGCAGGCTGCCAAGGGTGTGCTAGATAAGTACAATTTTGAGAAGGCTGTTCTGTTGAGTCAATTGAAGGCAAATGAAACTCGGATCTCAATTACCACCTACACCTGGACATCGATCCAGAATATAAACTACCTGGTACTAACAGCCCACTTCATGGATAATGACTGGAAATTGCACAAAAGGATCATCAACTTTTGTACAATTACTAGTCACAAAGGAGAGGAGATTGGAAGGGTAGTAGAGCAGTGTTTGAGGCAATGGGAGATCACCAAAGTGTTTACAATCACAGTAGACAATGCTAGTGCTAATGACTTAGCTGTGGCATACATGAAGAGAAGGTTGACCA TTAAGGATGGTCTGAAGGAGTTACAAGATGGGATTGCTGCTATATGGAACTATGCCAAGTATGTTAGGAGTTCATCAAGTCGTCTTGACAAGTTCAGTGAGTTTGCTGTTTTGGAACAGTGCAGGGCAAATGCCAATGTTCCATTAGATGTAATCACAAGATGGAACAGCACATACCTCATGCTTGAAGCTGCACTTAAGTATGAAGCTGTGTTCGGCAGAATGGGTGAAGAAGACTGCAATTTTAAAGCTTATTTCGACGAAACGGACAGAAATGGCAAACCCAGGGTTGGACCACCATCTAGTGAGGATTGGAGGAATGCAGAagcattttgtttgtttttgaagaAGTTTTATGAAGCTACTGTGAAGCTGAGCGCTTGGAAGAAGATCACTGCAAATATATTATTTGTTGAAATGGTTAGATTGCAAACTGAGATTGACAAGGCTATCATTGCAGAAGACCCTATTTTGAAGAGGGTTGCCACTTCAATGAAGGCCAAGTTCAACACATATTGGGGAAGCTTCGAATCGGTGAACAAGATAATCATGATAGCTAATGTTCTTGACCCAAGATACAAGCTGCAGTGGGCTAAAGTAGCAATGCAAAAAGTCAATGCAAGCTACGAGACAATTCATTCAATACAAGGGGACTTAAAGAAAATTTTGCTGAAGATGTATGATGAATACAAAGCCAATGAAGGCAGCAACGAAGCTGAACCGTACATGGGAGAAGATCTAGGATTCGAAGGGGATGACTTGGAGAATCTTGATGAAGTCAGCAAGCAAATAGCAAGGGAGAGGATGGCAAAGCAGTCACAATGCATACGAAATGAGGTTGATCAGTATTTATCGGATAGGTATGTTAGCCTCCTTGCAAAGAATTTTGAAATTCATAAGTGGTGGAAGGCCAATGAGTCAACCTATCCAATCCTATCAAAGTTAGCAAAGGATGTTTTTGCTGTTCCTTGCTCAACGGTGCCTTCGGAGAATGCATTTAGTTTGGGATCAAGAGTGGTGGATCCTTTTAGAGCTTCATTGACACCAAAAATGGTGGAAGCCCTTGTTTGTAGTTCGGATTGGTTAAAATCTGATCCCCCAAACTTCTACAAAGATCCCACTGAAGATGACCTTGAAATGTATCACTCTTTGGAGGAACTTGAGAGGG AAAATGCTTTTAATCAAGGAATGGAGTCAACATTGACCAATCTCAGCTCTACACAAGCTGATGcatag